In the genome of Desulfomonilia bacterium, one region contains:
- a CDS encoding helix-turn-helix transcriptional regulator translates to MKLNNFDRLGIILKTARKAKGLAREQLAEIINITPRYLMSIENENKKPSYDVLFRLIRELGISADTIFYPENQHVDTKVEQLVRSLYLCDDRELKIATATIQALLDNK, encoded by the coding sequence ATGAAACTTAATAACTTTGACAGGCTTGGCATTATCCTGAAGACTGCCCGAAAAGCCAAAGGTCTTGCACGGGAGCAGCTAGCTGAAATCATAAACATAACGCCTCGCTATCTGATGTCCATTGAAAACGAGAACAAGAAGCCAAGTTACGATGTCCTGTTCCGGCTTATCCGAGAGTTGGGCATATCTGCGGATACAATCTTTTATCCTGAAAATCAGCATGTCGATACCAAGGTTGAGCAACTCGTGCGATCATTATATCTGTGCGATGATCGGGAACTGAAGATTGCAACTGCAACAATACAAGCACTGCTAGACAATAAATAG
- a CDS encoding MarR family transcriptional regulator, with translation MNEKDKIIEQINIYYEFWFRVNDVYRVWAQNHNTNETTVFVLYVINTSTPYCTQIEIGNKLLLPKQTVSLVLSGLEKKGFIFRESNPKDRRNKIVKLTEEGAQYANCILEELRSMEIEAFASIPQEQRMAISETFSLLAGSLDKSLLK, from the coding sequence ATGAATGAGAAAGATAAAATAATAGAACAAATTAATATTTATTATGAGTTTTGGTTTCGGGTTAATGATGTATATCGTGTTTGGGCGCAGAATCACAACACGAATGAAACAACTGTGTTTGTATTATATGTAATAAACACAAGTACACCTTATTGTACTCAGATCGAAATCGGGAATAAATTACTTTTACCCAAGCAAACGGTTTCATTAGTTCTTTCTGGACTTGAGAAAAAGGGCTTTATTTTTAGGGAATCGAATCCCAAAGACCGTAGAAATAAGATTGTAAAGCTTACAGAAGAAGGAGCGCAATATGCAAACTGCATACTTGAAGAACTCAGATCAATGGAAATAGAAGCCTTTGCCAGTATCCCACAGGAACAACGTATGGCTATATCCGAAACGTTTTCTTTACTCGCTGGCTCCTTAGATAAATCTCTTTTAAAATAA
- the emrE gene encoding quaternary ammonium compound efflux SMR transporter EmrE gives MEWIFLAVAIVLELAGTTLMKMSDGLTKLLPSAGMFIAFILCFGSLALALKKIPVSAAYAIWSGVGIVAIAVIGVLFFKENVNAIKVVSILLIVAGVVGLNLGGVAH, from the coding sequence ATGGAATGGATTTTTTTAGCAGTCGCTATCGTACTTGAGCTTGCTGGAACAACATTGATGAAAATGTCTGATGGACTTACAAAGCTATTACCAAGTGCAGGGATGTTCATAGCATTTATCCTATGTTTCGGTTCTTTAGCATTAGCATTAAAAAAAATACCGGTTAGTGCAGCATATGCTATATGGTCTGGAGTTGGAATAGTTGCTATAGCGGTGATTGGAGTTTTATTTTTTAAAGAAAATGTCAACGCAATAAAAGTAGTATCTATACTTCTCATTGTAGCAGGGGTTGTAGGCCTGAACTTAGGTGGTGTTGCTCATTAA
- a CDS encoding helix-turn-helix domain-containing protein: MGHFTSLYSSELPHRARAVYMYLSDRSNKDGKCYPAIGTIARELKLSRSTVKRAIADLEKDGHLRREQRWRENGGKSSNLYYLDRLDSS, translated from the coding sequence ATGGGGCACTTTACCTCACTTTATTCCTCAGAGCTGCCACACCGCGCAAGAGCTGTCTATATGTATCTTTCTGACCGCTCCAACAAGGACGGCAAATGCTACCCGGCGATTGGTACCATCGCCAGAGAATTGAAGCTGTCCCGCAGTACGGTCAAGCGCGCCATTGCCGACCTTGAAAAAGACGGTCATCTCCGCCGGGAACAGCGATGGCGTGAAAACGGCGGCAAGAGCAGCAACCTGTATTATTTGGATCGGTTGGATTCCAGTTGA
- a CDS encoding type IV secretory system conjugative DNA transfer family protein produces the protein MQASQIITLIAVGLTMFGVIGLLSLLAHYYTLNGIKSKTVGDGQHGTARWASKQEIRNTYTEVRFEPELWRKGEKLPDAQGLVAGWRRASLFDKSAPHGYALVDDDDIHCLMIGAAGVGKTANFLYPNLEYTCACGMSFITTDTKGDLYRNYASIAKEYYGYHVAVIDLRNPTRSDGNNLLHLVNRYMDLHTANPQNLAYKARAEKYAKITAKTIINSGGFDVASAGQNAFFYDAAEGLLTSVILLIAEYCEPKQRHIVSVFKLIQDLLAPSGVKGRTLFQLLLAHLPDEHKTKWFAGAALNSAEQAMQSVLSTALSRLNAFLDSELEQVLCFDTAIDAEKFCTEKSAVFLVMPEEDNTKYFIISLIVQQLYREILSVADEHGGKLPNRVMMFLDEIGTIPKIESAEMMFSASRSRRVSIVAIIQSFAQLEKNYGREGSAIIIDNCQGTVFGGFAPNSESAQILSKALGNKTVMSGSVSRGKNDPSQSLQMIERPLMTPDELKSMPKGHFIVTKTGAYPMKTRLKLFLEWGIVFGKPYEIEEQSARSVEYADRFTLEEEIIRRHSACEEVPEEPNVPEPASGGMLHTQGTAINLDPFVQKQESIRR, from the coding sequence GTGCAAGCATCCCAAATCATAACCCTGATCGCTGTAGGGCTTACCATGTTCGGCGTCATCGGCCTTTTATCCTTGCTGGCCCATTACTATACACTTAACGGTATCAAGTCAAAGACCGTGGGTGATGGACAACATGGGACGGCACGTTGGGCATCAAAACAGGAGATCAGAAATACCTATACGGAAGTCCGATTCGAACCGGAACTGTGGCGCAAGGGAGAAAAGCTTCCTGATGCCCAAGGGTTGGTTGCCGGCTGGCGAAGGGCTTCCCTGTTTGACAAGTCGGCGCCCCATGGCTACGCGCTGGTGGATGACGATGACATCCATTGCCTGATGATCGGTGCGGCTGGTGTTGGAAAGACTGCCAATTTCCTCTATCCAAACCTGGAATATACCTGTGCCTGCGGCATGAGCTTTATCACCACAGACACCAAAGGCGACCTTTACCGTAATTATGCCAGCATCGCCAAGGAATACTACGGCTACCATGTAGCCGTCATCGATCTGAGAAACCCCACCCGCTCGGACGGTAATAACCTGCTTCACTTGGTTAACCGATATATGGATTTACACACAGCCAATCCACAAAACCTGGCATATAAGGCTAGAGCTGAGAAATATGCTAAGATTACTGCTAAAACCATCATCAATTCTGGAGGGTTTGATGTGGCCTCTGCAGGCCAGAATGCCTTTTTCTATGATGCTGCCGAAGGGCTGTTGACCTCTGTTATCCTGCTCATTGCAGAATACTGCGAACCGAAGCAGCGACATATTGTGTCCGTGTTCAAGCTGATTCAGGATCTGCTGGCGCCCAGCGGCGTCAAGGGACGCACCCTGTTCCAGCTCCTTCTGGCACACCTGCCGGATGAGCACAAGACGAAATGGTTTGCGGGTGCGGCCCTCAACTCTGCGGAGCAGGCCATGCAGAGTGTCCTTTCCACTGCCCTTTCAAGGCTCAACGCTTTTCTGGACTCCGAGCTTGAGCAGGTGCTGTGCTTTGATACGGCCATCGATGCAGAGAAGTTTTGCACTGAGAAAAGCGCCGTTTTTTTGGTCATGCCGGAGGAAGATAACACGAAGTATTTCATCATCAGCCTGATCGTTCAGCAGCTCTACCGGGAAATCCTATCTGTGGCTGACGAGCATGGCGGCAAGCTGCCGAACCGTGTGATGATGTTTCTTGATGAGATCGGCACCATACCAAAGATCGAATCTGCCGAAATGATGTTCAGCGCCAGTCGTTCCCGCCGTGTGTCCATTGTAGCGATTATACAATCATTCGCTCAGCTGGAGAAAAACTACGGGCGGGAGGGTTCCGCCATCATCATCGATAATTGTCAGGGTACGGTGTTCGGCGGTTTTGCCCCCAACAGTGAATCTGCACAGATATTGTCAAAGGCTCTCGGCAACAAAACAGTTATGAGCGGCTCCGTCAGCCGCGGCAAAAACGATCCCAGCCAATCCCTGCAGATGATCGAGCGGCCGTTGATGACCCCTGACGAATTGAAATCCATGCCCAAGGGGCATTTTATTGTGACAAAGACAGGGGCATATCCGATGAAGACGCGGTTAAAGCTGTTTCTGGAATGGGGTATTGTCTTCGGGAAGCCATACGAAATAGAAGAGCAGTCTGCTAGAAGCGTGGAGTACGCTGACCGATTCACCCTGGAGGAAGAAATAATCCGGCGCCATTCTGCCTGTGAGGAAGTGCCTGAGGAACCAAACGTGCCTGAACCTGCATCAGGCGGCATGCTTCATACACAGGGAACAGCAATTAATCTAGATCCATTTGTTCAAAAACAGGAAAGCATTAGGAGGTGA
- a CDS encoding DUF3991 domain-containing protein has protein sequence MSYIHFTDDEKQRANSVDLVDFLERQGEKLTRSGPEWRWKRHDSVTVRGNEWFRHSRKEGGHAIDFVQEFYNVSFPEAVQWLLGGDAGVEWNQTSKSAPTPKKDFALPEVNSDMRRVFAYLIKQRFIDRDVLAHFAHEKLIYEDKEYHNAVFVGLDEKGIARHAHKRGTYTQGAPYKGNVEGSDPRYSFHWIGKSGKLYVFEAPVDMLSFITLHLKDWKEHSYVTLDGVSEHALLQQLRQNPHLYEVVLCLDHDEAGIEAVGRLKGILVENGYTNTAIMQSSYKDWNEDLKAKHGVEPIPSEEHPKMMLLPQVCAVLPDLCEALKANRDIRTFLTDCFQALEPLVNSGKVTPENATAVRECLECITAGSLLLAKELCRQLERPVTTEQLVQRLQFSYRPHEDRGWLRTRMEDIRSVLEEINHMVNTPGICRIEDQRRLGSSYLRLALDCIRARMFIELEPQVMLSKQEQPKNIIMTM, from the coding sequence ATGTCATATATTCACTTTACAGATGACGAAAAACAGCGCGCCAACTCCGTCGACCTGGTGGACTTTCTTGAGCGCCAGGGAGAGAAGCTCACGAGGTCTGGTCCTGAGTGGCGATGGAAACGGCATGACAGCGTGACCGTCCGCGGGAACGAGTGGTTCCGGCACAGCCGTAAGGAGGGCGGTCACGCTATTGATTTTGTTCAGGAGTTTTATAACGTGAGCTTTCCCGAAGCAGTGCAATGGCTGCTCGGTGGTGACGCTGGCGTGGAGTGGAACCAGACCTCTAAAAGCGCACCGACGCCTAAAAAAGACTTCGCACTGCCGGAGGTCAATTCCGACATGCGCCGGGTGTTCGCCTATCTTATCAAACAGCGGTTCATTGACCGGGATGTGCTCGCGCACTTCGCCCATGAGAAGCTCATCTACGAGGACAAGGAATATCACAACGCTGTGTTTGTTGGGCTGGACGAAAAAGGAATCGCCCGGCATGCCCATAAGCGGGGAACTTATACCCAAGGCGCACCATACAAGGGCAACGTGGAGGGCAGCGACCCGAGATACAGCTTTCACTGGATTGGAAAGAGCGGTAAACTGTACGTTTTTGAGGCTCCCGTGGATATGCTGTCCTTCATCACACTTCACCTAAAGGACTGGAAAGAACACAGCTATGTCACGTTGGACGGAGTGTCGGAACACGCCCTACTCCAGCAGCTTCGACAAAATCCGCATCTGTATGAGGTTGTTCTCTGCCTGGACCATGACGAGGCTGGGATCGAAGCCGTTGGACGTCTGAAGGGCATTCTTGTAGAAAACGGATACACAAACACAGCAATCATGCAATCCAGCTACAAGGACTGGAACGAGGATCTAAAAGCCAAACACGGCGTGGAGCCGATTCCCTCTGAAGAACATCCGAAGATGATGCTTCTTCCGCAGGTATGCGCTGTGCTGCCCGATCTGTGTGAAGCTCTCAAGGCAAACAGGGATATCCGTACATTCCTGACGGATTGCTTTCAAGCTCTGGAGCCTCTTGTGAATTCCGGGAAGGTCACACCGGAGAACGCCACCGCCGTTAGAGAATGTCTGGAGTGCATTACGGCGGGTTCGCTGCTTTTGGCGAAGGAGCTGTGCCGACAGCTGGAGCGTCCCGTGACCACAGAGCAGCTTGTTCAAAGGCTACAGTTCAGTTACCGCCCACATGAGGACAGAGGCTGGCTCCGTACCCGGATGGAGGATATCCGGAGCGTGCTGGAGGAAATCAACCACATGGTGAATACGCCCGGTATCTGCAGAATAGAAGATCAGCGGCGCCTTGGCAGCTCATATCTTCGCCTGGCTCTTGACTGTATCAGGGCGAGGATGTTCATTGAGCTGGAACCGCAGGTAATGCTGTCAAAACAGGAGCAACCAAAAAATATAATAATGACGATGTAA
- the mobP3 gene encoding MobP3 family relaxase, whose amino-acid sequence MPRIILKCGYIKNDPEHIKNLIEYVGTREGVEKLPQYRRSQPATSKQIERIKDILTQFPDSKSLFEYEDYKNKPTLENASAFITATIEYNLDQLTHQEVYVNYIATRPRAEKLGSHGLFTDEDEPLVLSQVAEKVAEHIGNIWTPIISMKREDAARLGYDNASAWIALLRQQRNIFAEQMKIAPENLSWYAAFHNEGHHPHCHMVVYSINPREGYVTKQAIEKMRSSLAREIFHQDLLQIYSEQTTQRSALTEQSRNSLRELLEQMRTGTCENPVIEDLMSRLAEKLKHTTGKKQYGYLQVPLKELVNQILDELAKDERVAAAYAKWCELRNEVLHTYKDKLPEPLPLSQQKEFKQMKNMVIAEAVDLGNNHLTFEGDENAEPTYEEETAVLDDEPEQLLAESGAVFQEAVEGQDYNFSDTQGCASSSDSDGIEPGKPHIAWSDRYKEARTFLYGSDDKEPDFEQALRLFLEEAEDGNALAMHDLGRLYADGLGMEIDTDTAFYWYEKALFAFMDIEAEKENRYTEYRIGKMHAAGLGTAQDYEEAAGWFDTAVSKNHKYAQYSLADLYYRGQGVEQDYQTAFELYRRSARQNVPYAHYELAKMYRDGIGTARNTEEAELHFEEAFFGFQRLEEQSHDDKLQYRLGQMLYTGTGTEKDVEAAIIYFEKAARLGNVHAEYMLGKIYMDADSGHENVEQAILWLTKAADNGNDLAQYALGKLFRDGNHIEKNIEKATLIFTLSAEQNNHYAAYALGKLFLVGTEIPKNMDSALKWLMLSVDLGNQFAQYTLAKLYLTGEDVPRDVSKAIELFTKAAEQNNSFAAYQLGKLYLQGEDVPKNVEAAMKWLSSSAEQGNQYAQYALGKLYLMGKDIPRDRETAVRWLTLSAEQGNIYAQFFLDHLDSFRDPSLFLSATKLLHHMSRIFREEEQRFPRGPGMQTESKLRRKIREKKIAQGHAPDDHEQRLTTY is encoded by the coding sequence ATGCCAAGGATTATCTTAAAATGCGGTTATATTAAAAATGATCCGGAGCATATAAAGAACCTGATTGAGTATGTGGGGACGCGGGAAGGCGTGGAAAAGCTCCCTCAGTACCGACGAAGCCAACCTGCCACCTCAAAGCAGATCGAGCGTATTAAGGATATTCTCACCCAGTTTCCCGATTCTAAAAGCCTGTTTGAATATGAGGACTATAAAAATAAGCCGACTCTCGAAAATGCATCAGCATTTATTACCGCAACCATTGAGTATAATCTGGATCAGCTGACTCATCAGGAGGTCTACGTCAACTACATTGCCACCCGTCCCCGCGCCGAAAAGCTGGGCAGCCACGGCCTGTTCACTGATGAGGATGAGCCGCTGGTTCTGTCTCAGGTAGCCGAAAAAGTGGCGGAGCATATCGGTAACATCTGGACGCCCATCATTTCCATGAAGCGAGAGGACGCGGCCCGGCTGGGATACGATAACGCCTCCGCATGGATCGCCCTTCTTCGTCAGCAGCGCAACATCTTTGCGGAACAGATGAAAATTGCACCGGAAAACCTCAGCTGGTATGCCGCCTTTCATAATGAGGGTCATCATCCGCACTGCCATATGGTTGTTTACTCGATTAATCCCCGAGAGGGATATGTCACCAAGCAAGCCATTGAAAAGATGCGGAGCAGCCTGGCGCGGGAGATCTTTCACCAGGATCTGCTACAAATTTACTCGGAGCAGACCACCCAGCGAAGCGCCCTGACAGAGCAGAGTCGGAATAGCTTGCGGGAGCTTCTGGAACAGATGCGTACAGGAACCTGCGAGAACCCGGTGATCGAGGATCTGATGTCCAGACTGGCGGAGAAACTGAAGCATACCACGGGAAAAAAGCAATATGGTTATCTGCAGGTCCCGCTGAAGGAGCTGGTCAATCAAATTCTGGATGAGCTGGCAAAGGATGAGCGCGTCGCGGCAGCCTATGCCAAATGGTGTGAGCTGCGCAATGAGGTTCTGCATACCTATAAGGACAAACTGCCCGAACCTCTTCCGCTCTCACAGCAGAAGGAATTCAAGCAGATGAAGAACATGGTGATTGCCGAGGCGGTAGACCTCGGTAATAATCATCTCACCTTTGAAGGCGATGAAAACGCTGAACCAACCTACGAGGAAGAAACCGCTGTCTTGGATGATGAGCCGGAGCAGCTCTTGGCAGAGTCGGGAGCCGTGTTTCAAGAAGCAGTGGAAGGTCAGGATTACAACTTTTCTGACACTCAAGGCTGCGCATCTTCATCGGATTCCGATGGAATAGAACCCGGCAAACCGCATATTGCATGGAGCGACCGATATAAAGAAGCCCGAACCTTTCTCTATGGCAGCGATGATAAGGAGCCGGACTTTGAACAGGCCCTCCGGCTGTTTCTGGAGGAAGCCGAGGATGGCAACGCTCTCGCCATGCACGACCTCGGCAGGTTGTATGCGGATGGGCTTGGCATGGAGATTGATACAGATACCGCTTTTTATTGGTATGAGAAAGCTCTCTTTGCGTTTATGGATATTGAAGCAGAAAAAGAAAACCGGTACACAGAGTACCGCATCGGAAAAATGCACGCGGCAGGACTCGGCACGGCACAGGACTATGAGGAAGCGGCCGGCTGGTTTGATACAGCTGTTTCGAAAAATCATAAGTACGCGCAGTATTCGCTTGCCGATCTGTACTACCGGGGGCAGGGTGTTGAGCAGGATTACCAGACCGCCTTCGAACTATACCGCCGATCTGCAAGACAGAATGTTCCGTATGCCCATTATGAACTGGCAAAAATGTACCGGGACGGTATAGGTACCGCGCGAAATACCGAGGAAGCTGAACTACATTTTGAGGAAGCCTTCTTTGGGTTTCAGAGACTGGAGGAACAGAGCCATGACGATAAGCTCCAATACCGACTGGGTCAGATGCTATACACCGGCACCGGGACGGAAAAAGATGTAGAAGCTGCCATCATTTATTTTGAAAAAGCGGCCCGTCTGGGAAATGTTCATGCAGAGTACATGCTCGGCAAAATATACATGGATGCAGATAGCGGTCATGAAAATGTTGAACAGGCCATCCTGTGGCTTACAAAGGCCGCAGATAATGGCAATGATTTGGCGCAATACGCTCTTGGAAAGCTTTTCAGGGACGGAAACCATATAGAGAAGAATATAGAAAAAGCTACTCTTATCTTTACCCTCTCGGCGGAGCAGAACAACCACTATGCAGCCTATGCCCTCGGTAAGCTGTTTCTTGTCGGGACCGAGATACCAAAAAATATGGATTCCGCCCTGAAATGGCTAATGCTGTCCGTTGATCTTGGAAACCAGTTTGCCCAATATACACTCGCTAAGCTATATCTTACCGGAGAGGATGTACCAAGGGATGTTTCCAAAGCGATAGAACTGTTCACGAAAGCGGCGGAACAGAACAATTCATTCGCTGCATATCAACTTGGAAAGCTCTATCTGCAAGGTGAAGATGTTCCGAAGAATGTGGAAGCTGCTATGAAATGGCTGTCTTCATCTGCGGAGCAAGGCAATCAATATGCCCAATATGCTCTTGGCAAGCTTTATTTGATGGGTAAGGATATTCCACGTGACAGAGAAACTGCGGTACGCTGGTTAACCCTTTCCGCAGAGCAAGGGAATATCTATGCACAATTTTTTCTCGATCATCTGGATTCTTTCCGTGATCCCTCCCTCTTCCTTTCAGCAACGAAGCTCCTGCACCATATGAGTCGAATTTTCCGGGAGGAAGAACAAAGGTTTCCCAGGGGACCGGGCATGCAGACAGAAAGTAAACTGCGGCGGAAGATCAGGGAGAAAAAGATTGCCCAGGGCCATGCCCCGGATGACCACGAACAAAGGCTTACCACTTATTAA
- a CDS encoding plasmid segregation centromere-binding protein ParR — protein sequence MAERKRYFLSFDRDNPRHREAEALYLKQAARQRSDFVITCILSANQAEHLERSVRKAIRDEIRKLRLTPTDAHEEPDGAVQLSDLPSSLINALDEL from the coding sequence ATGGCAGAACGAAAACGCTACTTTTTATCCTTCGACAGGGACAATCCAAGACACCGGGAAGCCGAAGCACTCTACTTAAAGCAGGCTGCCAGACAGCGTTCCGATTTTGTAATCACCTGCATCCTTTCAGCAAATCAGGCAGAGCATCTGGAAAGATCTGTTCGAAAAGCAATCAGGGATGAAATAAGAAAGCTACGACTGACTCCAACAGACGCACATGAGGAACCGGATGGGGCTGTTCAACTGAGCGATCTTCCCAGCAGCCTGATCAACGCACTGGATGAATTGTAA
- a CDS encoding ParM/StbA family protein: MIKLGVDNGNYNVKSSEGMLYASGYAVSDKEFITPEMQLFYEGKYYAIGERRLRFQQDKTKEPDTFLLTLPAIADAMKKAGATNTEIALGVGLPIDSYGTQKEAFRRYFLRSNVSFMFEGTSYRCHITECKVFAQGHAALCRYYPRLSEYRGITLVDIGGYTVDVLTVHNFKLDRSSCASLRMGTITLYSRIQDALQKSDILLSDELITDAIRGEIQHTDSKQIAVVVDQTVAAYCKELFNALRERGLDLKLPTVFAGGGAELLESRLYNDSLNTVAVLNRFANADGYKLLMG, encoded by the coding sequence ATGATCAAGCTCGGAGTGGACAATGGAAACTACAACGTTAAATCCTCAGAGGGGATGCTCTATGCCTCTGGCTACGCAGTGAGCGACAAGGAATTCATTACGCCGGAGATGCAGCTCTTTTATGAGGGAAAATACTACGCCATCGGGGAACGCCGCCTGCGTTTCCAGCAGGACAAAACCAAGGAACCGGATACGTTTCTTCTGACGCTGCCGGCCATCGCGGACGCCATGAAAAAAGCCGGCGCGACCAACACGGAAATAGCCTTGGGCGTGGGGCTGCCCATCGACAGTTATGGAACCCAAAAGGAAGCGTTCCGCAGGTACTTTCTGCGGAGCAATGTCTCGTTTATGTTCGAGGGCACCTCCTACCGTTGCCACATCACGGAATGTAAGGTGTTCGCCCAGGGGCATGCCGCACTGTGCCGGTATTATCCGCGGCTGTCAGAATACCGGGGCATAACGCTGGTAGACATCGGAGGATATACCGTGGATGTGCTCACAGTCCACAATTTCAAGCTGGACAGGTCGAGCTGCGCCAGCCTGCGCATGGGGACCATCACTCTGTATAGCCGCATACAGGATGCGCTCCAGAAAAGTGATATCCTGTTGTCCGATGAACTCATCACAGACGCCATCCGCGGCGAAATCCAGCACACCGACAGCAAGCAGATTGCGGTTGTGGTAGATCAGACGGTGGCGGCTTATTGTAAGGAGCTGTTCAATGCTCTGCGAGAAAGGGGTCTGGACCTAAAGCTCCCCACGGTGTTCGCGGGCGGCGGCGCGGAGCTGCTGGAATCCCGGCTGTACAATGACAGCCTGAATACGGTAGCAGTGCTGAACCGGTTTGCCAACGCAGACGGGTATAAGCTCCTGATGGGGTGA
- a CDS encoding DUF6103 family protein, whose protein sequence is MSMTELKVSFPTEKLEALRFFIGKKDQTIEQELQDYLDKTYERMVPAQVREFVESRMEQIPAQQQTQEPEQSAASRERPARQTRRQREQAAPGPASVPEAPSESEGPAEQENQGMTMNM, encoded by the coding sequence ATGAGTATGACTGAATTAAAGGTATCCTTCCCTACGGAGAAGCTGGAGGCACTCCGTTTTTTTATCGGCAAAAAGGACCAGACAATCGAACAGGAGCTGCAGGATTACCTGGACAAGACCTATGAAAGGATGGTACCCGCACAGGTGCGGGAGTTTGTGGAGAGTCGCATGGAGCAGATACCCGCACAGCAGCAGACGCAGGAACCGGAACAATCTGCCGCTTCGAGGGAGCGACCCGCACGGCAGACCCGCCGCCAGAGGGAACAGGCCGCGCCTGGACCGGCCTCTGTCCCGGAAGCTCCTTCCGAGTCCGAAGGTCCCGCCGAGCAGGAAAATCAGGGCATGACCATGAACATGTGA
- a CDS encoding DUF6329 domain-containing protein, translated as MLHLKAVFERKTNEFPVRDCVIENIVELPATEYARFRSNLIRDADFIAENKNRMYQDENGIQHCLLVLGENSTEGVLVQSEGYDYARYASLLPGARDFVTARLNELADQLVREGTQNTRSGVWAVHFGEIRDKYHVTLDPTSNITSMLLNVLEARREMAVVEPMEYGFDMVMFSAYCPNIQEGATEQGPEESSMTMKF; from the coding sequence ATGCTGCATTTGAAGGCGGTCTTTGAGAGAAAGACCAACGAATTTCCTGTGAGAGACTGTGTCATCGAAAACATCGTGGAGCTTCCGGCAACAGAATATGCCCGTTTTCGCTCCAACCTGATCCGGGACGCCGATTTCATCGCAGAGAATAAAAACAGAATGTATCAGGATGAAAACGGCATCCAGCACTGCCTTTTAGTGCTGGGTGAAAACAGCACGGAAGGCGTTCTTGTTCAAAGCGAAGGTTATGACTATGCCAGGTATGCCAGCCTCCTGCCGGGAGCGAGAGACTTTGTAACCGCCCGGCTGAATGAGCTGGCTGATCAACTCGTCCGGGAGGGGACGCAAAACACCAGAAGCGGCGTCTGGGCCGTTCACTTTGGAGAAATCAGAGACAAGTATCATGTTACCCTTGACCCTACCAGCAACATTACTTCCATGTTGTTGAATGTTTTAGAAGCAAGACGTGAAATGGCGGTGGTCGAACCCATGGAGTATGGGTTCGATATGGTCATGTTCTCGGCTTACTGTCCCAACATTCAGGAGGGCGCGACTGAGCAGGGGCCGGAGGAATCCAGCATGACAATGAAATTTTAA
- a CDS encoding SLOG family protein, whose protein sequence is MNDQLEKTELDINHTCCFTGLRPQKMPFGFDESNEFCKRIKNHLEQEIIHMITEQQVTHFICGMALGVDQWAAEAVLSLQERFPQITLECALPYETQAEAWTVEQRERYFSILERCSKETLLQKHYTSDCMQKRNGYMVNKSRFVIAVWDGSLGSTSNTVRFARHRGKEIQMIDPMKL, encoded by the coding sequence ATGAACGATCAACTGGAGAAAACGGAACTGGACATCAATCATACCTGCTGTTTTACCGGCCTTCGTCCGCAGAAAATGCCCTTCGGCTTTGATGAGAGCAACGAGTTCTGCAAGCGGATCAAGAATCATCTGGAGCAGGAGATCATTCACATGATCACCGAGCAGCAGGTAACCCATTTTATTTGCGGGATGGCCCTCGGTGTTGACCAATGGGCTGCAGAAGCCGTCCTGTCACTGCAGGAGCGGTTTCCGCAAATAACCCTGGAATGTGCGCTCCCCTACGAAACCCAGGCGGAAGCCTGGACGGTGGAGCAGCGTGAACGATATTTTTCCATTCTGGAAAGATGCTCGAAGGAAACCCTTCTGCAAAAGCACTATACCAGTGACTGCATGCAGAAGCGAAACGGTTATATGGTCAACAAGAGCCGCTTTGTCATCGCTGTGTGGGATGGATCGCTGGGCAGCACGTCCAATACGGTGCGGTTTGCCCGGCACCGAGGTAAAGAAATTCAGATGATTGATCCCATGAAGCTGTAA